The proteins below are encoded in one region of Paenibacillus sp.:
- a CDS encoding helix-turn-helix domain-containing protein yields the protein MSRGKYNALEKLAILEEVSNGEVGFLAAAKKYGINKTTLMKWQRRYKTYGYEGLERRAHLQSYSAELKLQAVKDYLEGKLSQYQIIDKYRIASTRQLFNWINKYNGHSSFKAYKGEAKAMTKGRSTTWQERIEIVQYCLTNQHDYQKAAGQFQVSYQQVYQWVKKFEDSGQDALKDGRGRKKALEELTEADQQKLKMKKMEHEIERLRAENAFLKKLEELERRRR from the coding sequence ATGTCTAGAGGAAAATATAATGCATTGGAGAAACTCGCCATTCTGGAAGAGGTATCGAATGGGGAAGTTGGTTTTTTGGCAGCTGCGAAGAAGTATGGGATTAACAAGACGACTTTAATGAAATGGCAGCGTCGGTACAAGACGTATGGATATGAAGGGCTGGAACGCCGAGCGCATCTTCAAAGTTATAGCGCAGAGCTTAAGCTCCAAGCGGTGAAGGATTACCTTGAGGGGAAATTATCTCAGTACCAGATCATCGATAAATACAGGATTGCAAGTACGAGACAGCTTTTCAATTGGATCAACAAGTATAATGGTCATAGCAGCTTTAAAGCCTATAAAGGGGAAGCAAAAGCTATGACAAAAGGGCGTTCTACGACTTGGCAAGAACGGATCGAGATTGTCCAGTATTGCCTGACCAATCAACATGATTACCAAAAAGCAGCGGGACAGTTTCAGGTCTCCTACCAGCAAGTATACCAATGGGTGAAGAAGTTCGAAGATAGCGGTCAGGATGCGTTAAAGGATGGCCGAGGGAGAAAAAAAGCCCTGGAAGAGTTAACGGAGGCCGATCAACAGAAACTCAAGATGAAGAAGATGGAACACGAAATTGAGCGACTTCGGGCAGAAAATGCATTTTTAAAAAAGTTAGAGGAACTCGAAAGAAGGCGACGCTAA
- a CDS encoding permease, with product MFAGHFGVAAIVKARHPEVPLWALLTATQLPDLAFLPLTVAGVESIESTGYGKAVIDAMYTHSLLGALLLSLIAGLAAAKAWGKRSGIVVGAVAFSHWLLDLLVHRPDLPIVPGNIGGFPLLGLGLWNIPAASAAVEAVLVLSGAVLYWRSVHRRGNSSPHRWKAHASGAAMAIVLCLSLLSDIMGGN from the coding sequence ATGTTCGCCGGACATTTCGGAGTTGCCGCAATTGTAAAAGCCAGACATCCTGAGGTTCCGCTGTGGGCGCTGTTGACGGCGACGCAGCTGCCGGATCTCGCATTCCTTCCGTTGACGGTGGCAGGCGTGGAGTCGATCGAGAGCACCGGATACGGCAAAGCCGTTATCGATGCTATGTATACCCATTCGTTACTCGGCGCATTGCTTCTGTCCTTAATCGCCGGCTTGGCTGCGGCGAAAGCATGGGGCAAGCGAAGCGGAATCGTGGTCGGCGCGGTTGCGTTCAGCCACTGGCTGTTGGATCTGCTTGTCCATCGTCCGGATCTGCCCATTGTCCCCGGCAACATCGGCGGTTTCCCGCTGCTGGGATTGGGGCTGTGGAACATACCGGCCGCCAGCGCCGCGGTGGAAGCGGTACTGGTATTGAGCGGGGCGGTGCTATATTGGAGATCCGTTCACCGAAGAGGAAATTCCTCGCCCCATCGGTGGAAGGCGCACGCATCGGGGGCGGCGATGGCGATCGTGCTTTGCTTGTCGCTTCTGTCGGATATTATGGGAGGAAACTAA
- a CDS encoding response regulator transcription factor — MIEILLVDDESYVTESLAQTIPWRELQVEQVYQADSAAKALGLLEEQSVDIVVTDIRMPVTDGLRLIEEIAKRWPHIRCILLTGHSDFEYAKRAIQLQAFDYILKPVNDEEFIASLSNAIESLKDEWSETEKYHQLLHNRKADFTVLRSSLMHDLLLGRKLLNKTITEKMEQYEIRLKVDEPAVMILVQMGNHFRAMDHNSAALMEYAVGNIAEEVFGGEFDVWHGKAPHDCLAIIAQMKEAYHQSIRMRKDYEAARRALLEQHAHVLQKHVSNYLKGGISLAITGWFAFPEELPGAYRAGLGAMLLQSDDERSIAFLEDRASAPGSGEAHIKSLECLYKPPTLIHLLESKQWEAARAKIGDVFAQLEQARASREHLYELFLSVTNAFMYMAHKQGHFIAEIDQAGMDFLLDRSIVHSIDKLRTWSLGMLEKLEKELSANDKFTKSYIVKQVQEIVSSELGQDVSVKTIADRVYLHPVYLSKIYKAETGESLGDYIIRMRMERAHYLLKSTNKKIYEITLELGYQNPQYFSKMFKKFYGMTPNEFRD; from the coding sequence ATGATCGAGATTTTATTGGTCGACGACGAATCGTACGTGACGGAAAGTCTCGCGCAGACGATTCCGTGGAGAGAGCTGCAGGTAGAGCAGGTATACCAAGCCGATTCCGCGGCGAAAGCGCTGGGGCTGCTGGAGGAGCAGAGCGTCGATATCGTCGTGACGGACATTCGGATGCCGGTGACGGACGGGCTTCGCTTGATCGAGGAGATCGCGAAGCGGTGGCCCCATATCCGCTGCATTTTGCTGACCGGTCACTCGGACTTCGAATACGCGAAACGGGCCATTCAGCTGCAGGCGTTCGATTATATTTTGAAGCCGGTCAACGACGAAGAATTTATCGCGAGCCTATCGAATGCGATCGAGTCGCTGAAGGACGAATGGAGCGAAACGGAAAAGTATCATCAGCTGCTGCATAACCGGAAAGCCGATTTCACGGTGCTGCGGTCGAGCCTCATGCACGATCTGCTGCTCGGGCGCAAGCTGCTTAACAAAACGATCACGGAAAAAATGGAGCAGTACGAAATTCGGCTGAAGGTCGACGAGCCGGCCGTCATGATTCTCGTCCAAATGGGGAATCATTTCCGCGCGATGGACCACAATTCGGCCGCGCTGATGGAATACGCCGTCGGCAACATCGCCGAAGAGGTGTTCGGCGGCGAGTTCGATGTGTGGCACGGCAAAGCGCCTCACGACTGCCTCGCGATCATCGCGCAGATGAAAGAGGCATACCATCAGTCGATTCGGATGCGCAAGGATTACGAGGCGGCGCGGCGCGCGCTCCTGGAGCAGCATGCGCACGTGCTGCAGAAGCATGTCAGCAACTATTTGAAGGGCGGCATCTCGCTTGCGATCACCGGCTGGTTCGCTTTCCCGGAGGAGCTGCCGGGGGCGTACCGCGCAGGCCTCGGAGCGATGCTGCTGCAATCGGACGACGAGCGGTCCATCGCGTTCCTCGAAGACCGCGCCTCGGCGCCGGGGAGCGGCGAAGCGCACATCAAATCGCTCGAATGCCTGTATAAGCCTCCGACGCTCATTCATCTGCTGGAATCGAAGCAGTGGGAGGCGGCGCGGGCGAAAATCGGCGACGTCTTCGCGCAGCTGGAGCAGGCCCGGGCGTCCCGCGAGCATCTGTACGAGCTGTTCCTGTCGGTGACGAACGCCTTCATGTACATGGCGCACAAGCAAGGGCACTTCATTGCGGAAATCGACCAAGCGGGCATGGATTTCCTGCTCGACCGCAGCATCGTCCATTCGATCGACAAGCTTCGGACGTGGTCGCTCGGCATGCTGGAGAAGCTTGAGAAGGAGCTGTCCGCGAACGACAAATTTACGAAAAGCTACATCGTCAAGCAGGTGCAGGAGATCGTCTCCAGCGAGCTCGGACAGGATGTGTCCGTGAAGACGATCGCGGACCGCGTCTATCTGCATCCCGTCTATTTGTCCAAAATATATAAAGCGGAGACGGGCGAAAGTCTCGGCGATTATATTATCCGCATGCGGATGGAGCGCGCCCATTATTTGCTTAAATCTACGAACAAGAAAATATACGAGATTACGCTCGAGCTCGGCTACCAAAATCCGCAGTATTTCAGCAAAATGTTCAAGAAGTTTTACGGGATGACGCCGAACGAATTCCGCGATTGA
- a CDS encoding ATP-binding cassette domain-containing protein, with product MSIVAQGLTVTADTGATLLRNVGFAAEAGAITLIVGRTGSGKSTLLRTLAGLVPPASGNANVGGRPLWVGKRPDRALLLDISLAFQFPEHQLFASTVQGEFDYSLRPFKLPKDERARRTIEALDAQGLPASMLAHPPLLLSGGQKRRVALATILAPRTPWLLLDEPSAGLDAASLSRLADELSRWKRSCGIVLATHDLDAFLPAADRVVILKDGQVIAEASPEELADDPRPLLDAGVGLPESMLAAAALRRAGVPVPAGLCPPERLAEAIAAWPGPSGGAGEPQPAASTEAAEQAPHREPPAEAEAGGAATDGARGFLYRSDATRKWLAYTLVSVGIILQTDWLGTAVAALFAGAGLAALTPHDRRRSLRLSRPLVWLMAFAVTFSGLRFGAQLGFSVEPALETARRLIGFFEITVIGLVFTLSTGTAEMKAGLERGLRPLRRVGVPVEAIALSASLVLRFIPLILEEADRFAAIAGTRGKRGTKPGKVHLLDIPVFVIPLLTGLFQAVEDLILAMELKGIRLQSGRSDSVGTRRTAPQRPRDRRTLWAGVAMFAALACIRLVGEGVL from the coding sequence ATGTCGATCGTAGCGCAAGGCTTGACGGTAACGGCCGACACGGGCGCGACGCTGCTCCGGAATGTCGGCTTTGCGGCGGAAGCGGGCGCCATCACGCTGATCGTCGGACGGACCGGCTCCGGCAAGTCGACGCTGCTGCGCACGCTGGCGGGGCTCGTTCCGCCCGCGAGCGGCAACGCCAATGTCGGCGGGCGGCCGCTGTGGGTCGGGAAGCGCCCGGATCGCGCGCTGTTGCTGGACATATCGCTCGCTTTCCAATTTCCCGAGCATCAGCTGTTCGCCTCCACGGTGCAGGGCGAATTCGATTATTCGCTTCGGCCGTTCAAGCTGCCGAAGGACGAACGCGCGCGGCGGACGATCGAGGCGCTCGACGCTCAAGGGCTGCCGGCTTCGATGCTCGCGCATCCGCCGCTGCTGTTAAGCGGCGGGCAGAAGCGGCGCGTTGCGCTCGCGACGATTCTTGCGCCCCGGACGCCGTGGCTGCTGCTCGACGAGCCGTCCGCCGGCCTCGACGCCGCCTCGCTGTCCCGTCTCGCCGACGAGCTGTCGCGCTGGAAGCGGAGCTGCGGCATCGTGCTCGCGACGCACGATTTGGACGCGTTCTTGCCGGCCGCGGACCGCGTCGTCATCTTGAAAGACGGACAGGTCATCGCCGAGGCGTCGCCCGAGGAGCTTGCGGACGATCCTCGGCCGCTGCTCGACGCCGGCGTCGGCCTGCCGGAGTCGATGCTCGCGGCGGCAGCGCTGCGGCGCGCCGGCGTCCCGGTGCCGGCGGGCTTGTGCCCGCCCGAGCGGCTGGCCGAGGCGATCGCCGCCTGGCCCGGCCCCTCCGGCGGCGCGGGCGAGCCGCAGCCGGCCGCCTCCACGGAAGCGGCCGAGCAAGCACCGCATCGGGAGCCGCCTGCGGAGGCGGAGGCTGGCGGCGCTGCGACCGACGGCGCAAGAGGCTTCCTGTACCGCTCGGACGCGACGCGGAAGTGGCTCGCCTACACGCTCGTCTCCGTAGGCATCATCCTGCAGACGGACTGGCTCGGCACCGCCGTCGCGGCGCTGTTCGCCGGGGCAGGCCTCGCGGCGCTGACGCCGCATGACCGGAGGCGCTCGCTCCGCCTCAGCCGGCCGCTCGTCTGGCTGATGGCGTTCGCGGTGACGTTCTCCGGCCTGCGATTCGGCGCGCAGCTCGGCTTTTCCGTCGAGCCGGCGCTCGAGACGGCCCGCAGGCTGATCGGCTTTTTCGAAATTACCGTCATCGGGCTCGTCTTCACGCTGTCGACCGGCACCGCCGAAATGAAAGCCGGGCTCGAACGCGGCCTCCGTCCGCTGCGCCGCGTCGGGGTGCCCGTCGAGGCGATCGCGCTCAGCGCGTCGCTTGTGCTCCGCTTCATCCCGCTCATTCTGGAGGAGGCGGACCGTTTCGCCGCGATCGCGGGGACGCGGGGCAAGCGGGGCACGAAGCCGGGGAAAGTGCATCTGCTCGACATCCCCGTCTTCGTCATTCCGCTGCTGACAGGTTTGTTCCAAGCTGTCGAAGATTTGATTTTGGCGATGGAGCTGAAAGGGATCCGTCTCCAGAGCGGCCGTTCGGACAGCGTCGGCACGCGCCGGACCGCGCCGCAGCGGCCGCGAGATCGCCGGACGTTATGGGCGGGCGTCGCGATGTTCGCCGCGCTCGCATGCATTCGATTGGTCGGGGAGGGTGTACTGTGA
- a CDS encoding biotin transporter BioY produces MKQSFTLRGVAFSALFAALVVVFGYISIPLGFTPVPITLQTLAVMLAGGLLGARYGFFSMMLVVVLTALGLPLLQGKGGIATLLGPTGGYVVMWPFAALLIGLVVGKIRSQSFGGTVLVFLAMACFGSLLLYVTGVPWLAQSLNLPMTKALAAGFYPYIPGDMIKAFAATIVTVSLRRAFPQERLTGAGHYQAQQ; encoded by the coding sequence TTGAAACAGTCGTTTACGTTGCGAGGAGTTGCATTCAGCGCGTTGTTCGCCGCGTTGGTCGTCGTGTTCGGGTACATAAGCATTCCGCTCGGGTTTACGCCGGTGCCGATTACGCTGCAGACGCTCGCGGTCATGCTCGCGGGCGGCTTGCTCGGGGCGCGCTACGGCTTCTTTAGCATGATGCTCGTCGTCGTTCTGACGGCGCTGGGCTTGCCGCTGCTCCAAGGCAAAGGCGGGATCGCGACGCTGCTCGGCCCGACGGGGGGCTACGTCGTCATGTGGCCGTTCGCGGCGCTCCTCATCGGTCTCGTCGTCGGCAAAATTCGGAGCCAAAGCTTCGGCGGCACAGTCCTCGTGTTTCTCGCCATGGCCTGCTTCGGCTCGCTGCTGCTGTACGTCACGGGAGTGCCGTGGCTTGCGCAGTCGCTCAACCTGCCGATGACGAAGGCGCTGGCCGCCGGCTTTTACCCTTATATTCCTGGAGATATGATCAAAGCGTTCGCGGCGACGATCGTCACCGTCTCGCTGCGCCGCGCGTTCCCTCAGGAGCGGCTCACGGGCGCCGGACATTACCAGGCGCAGCAATAA
- a CDS encoding MATE family efflux transporter: protein MMQHTGAVTSMTNAQDKPISLWRLAWPLAIEMILQFLMGTVDSLMVSSLGDHEVSAVGVANQIVMSLMTIFFLVNSGASVVTANRWGAGDRRAAGRTAAMAVKINLYAGLAISLLLYASAEWLLRLMSCPPEVLPHAETYLRIVGAGMAAAVLHMTLSAVIRSTGNTRDPMIVSILMNVLHLVLNYGLIFGAFGLPELGVKGVAISTVVSRFAALGLCAWVLLRTFGARRFFASWLGYDKPLLRDVFAIGMPSIFTSVSWGASQMVVVSIVSGLGATPLAAYTYVNLVQQLPFMLGQAFGMAVQIQVGQLKGAARHEAAYRAPYAGAKIGMLASFGAALLLALAGKPVLGWFTDSADVVAAAAPIFLLCLAWQPMRIWTFTLTGALTAVGEARFVAVISVAGMWFTTTAGAYAFGVWAGWGLLGVFAAYFLDEAFRAVCAGARWKERRSLPLSERSESQYNRRDTTFFDKA from the coding sequence ATGATGCAACATACAGGGGCTGTGACATCGATGACGAACGCGCAGGACAAACCGATCTCGTTATGGCGGCTCGCCTGGCCGCTCGCGATCGAAATGATTCTTCAATTTCTTATGGGTACGGTCGATTCGTTGATGGTCAGCAGTTTGGGGGACCACGAAGTGTCCGCCGTCGGCGTAGCGAACCAGATCGTCATGTCGCTGATGACGATATTTTTCCTCGTCAATTCCGGCGCCTCGGTCGTGACGGCGAACCGGTGGGGAGCCGGCGACCGCCGGGCTGCCGGCCGGACGGCGGCCATGGCCGTCAAAATCAATCTATATGCGGGACTTGCGATCAGCCTGCTCCTATACGCGAGCGCCGAATGGCTGCTGCGGCTCATGTCGTGCCCGCCGGAGGTGCTGCCGCACGCAGAGACGTATTTGCGCATCGTCGGGGCGGGCATGGCGGCGGCCGTGCTGCATATGACGCTGTCCGCAGTGATCCGCAGCACGGGAAACACGAGAGATCCGATGATCGTCTCGATCCTGATGAACGTCCTGCATTTGGTTCTCAACTACGGATTGATTTTCGGCGCATTCGGCCTGCCGGAGCTCGGCGTGAAGGGCGTTGCGATTTCCACCGTCGTCAGCCGGTTCGCCGCGCTCGGCCTATGCGCGTGGGTGCTGCTCCGCACGTTCGGCGCGCGCCGCTTCTTCGCCTCGTGGCTCGGGTACGACAAGCCGCTGCTGCGGGACGTGTTCGCGATCGGGATGCCTTCGATTTTCACGTCGGTTTCGTGGGGCGCCTCCCAAATGGTCGTTGTGTCGATTGTTTCAGGGCTCGGCGCGACGCCGCTCGCGGCCTACACGTACGTCAATCTCGTGCAGCAGCTGCCGTTCATGCTCGGGCAGGCGTTCGGCATGGCCGTGCAAATCCAAGTCGGCCAGCTGAAAGGCGCGGCGCGGCACGAAGCGGCGTACCGCGCCCCGTACGCCGGCGCGAAGATCGGCATGCTCGCGTCGTTCGGCGCGGCGCTGCTGCTCGCGCTCGCGGGGAAGCCGGTGCTCGGCTGGTTTACGGACAGCGCGGACGTCGTCGCCGCGGCCGCGCCGATTTTCCTGCTGTGCCTCGCGTGGCAGCCGATGCGCATCTGGACGTTCACGCTGACCGGAGCGCTGACGGCGGTCGGCGAAGCCCGGTTCGTCGCCGTCATCAGCGTCGCCGGCATGTGGTTCACGACAACGGCCGGCGCTTACGCGTTCGGCGTTTGGGCCGGCTGGGGGCTGCTCGGCGTGTTCGCCGCCTATTTCTTGGACGAAGCGTTCCGTGCCGTCTGCGCCGGCGCGCGCTGGAAGGAGCGCCGAAGTCTGCCGCTATCGGAGCGGTCCGAATCCCAGTATAATAGGAGGGACACGACATTTTTCGACAAGGCGTGA
- a CDS encoding ATP-binding cassette domain-containing protein — METIFIRLQNATVRYIGAPLERPAALDGVTLDVVRGSWIAVVGRNGGGKSTLSKAIAGIAPLSEGIRTVEGGGSVHMVLQHPETQLLGETVEEELSLCAPSDRFASDPEQLRAQWRGLLRELGLAVSLDTPVKRLSGGQKQLLNIAGCIAAGADCVVFDESTAMLDPASRQTVLDAAAALHRAGRTIVWSTHRMEEVVRAGRVIAMERGRIAFNGTPERFFYGEDGGAAPCDALGFEPPYIVRAARALMERGYPLGVARPLLPESLAEAVAACRS, encoded by the coding sequence ATGGAAACAATTTTTATCCGGCTTCAGAATGCGACCGTCCGTTACATAGGCGCTCCGCTCGAGCGGCCGGCGGCGCTGGACGGCGTTACGCTCGACGTCGTGAGAGGATCGTGGATTGCTGTCGTCGGCAGAAACGGCGGGGGCAAAAGCACGCTGTCGAAGGCAATTGCCGGCATCGCTCCTCTTTCGGAAGGAATCCGCACCGTCGAGGGCGGCGGTTCCGTACATATGGTGCTGCAGCATCCGGAGACGCAGCTGCTCGGCGAAACCGTAGAGGAAGAACTATCCTTATGCGCGCCGTCAGACCGGTTCGCATCGGACCCGGAGCAGCTTCGCGCACAATGGCGGGGGCTGCTTCGCGAGCTCGGCTTGGCCGTCTCGCTCGATACGCCCGTGAAGCGGCTGTCCGGCGGCCAGAAGCAGCTGCTTAACATCGCCGGCTGTATCGCGGCCGGCGCCGACTGCGTCGTCTTCGACGAATCGACGGCCATGCTCGATCCCGCGTCCCGGCAGACGGTGCTGGACGCGGCGGCGGCGCTGCACCGCGCCGGACGGACGATTGTTTGGTCGACGCACCGGATGGAAGAGGTCGTTCGCGCGGGTCGCGTCATCGCGATGGAGCGCGGGCGGATCGCGTTCAACGGAACGCCGGAGCGGTTTTTCTACGGGGAGGACGGCGGCGCTGCCCCATGCGATGCGCTCGGCTTCGAGCCGCCGTACATCGTCCGCGCGGCGCGGGCGTTAATGGAGCGCGGATACCCGCTGGGCGTCGCGCGGCCGCTGCTCCCGGAATCGCTCGCGGAGGCGGTGGCGGCATGTCGATCGTAG
- a CDS encoding cache domain-containing sensor histidine kinase: MPKSNLFTKIVILIVIMLIPIVGLYFYSNETGSNVLESELNQSNINQLTFFQNQVNTNIDLLALWPNLLIQDPDIQSFRDIFEYQRHLDLQTITLVKRIQTKIRIQESSSNWRSQLYIYSPKLQRVISVNDVRTYDVEQLNRIVQRGWHVEKTGVPGQEFEFSWFTVSPYDTLRRPGGANGATVVIEVRFDSGNIQDMLDTFKSDGRRDPLYYRKDAGIIYNRTADRTLADRLIAALEREPLQPKENRTVELGGEKYLVNIVHSDTTGWYLIDYMPLSEVMKPIQQSSRLFYYSVACLLLMSLLAAYLLYAQVQVPIRKLVTGFQRLKNGDYSIRVTPKGNSEFSFVFTRFNSMVEQIQELFEKVYLEKIHSREAKLKQLQSQINPHFFYNCFSYISSMAKLKNHQAVIAMAENLAKYYRYTTRQERDVVPLGEELDFISSYLEIQKMRMNRLQCAIDLPPRMKKLFIPPLALQPLVENAVLHGIESHADSAFIRISGDWDDTAARLVVEDNGKGMTEEQMRVLLAKLHRPMDEEMGCGLWNVHQRLSLRFGEGAGLRFDRSELGGLKVMLEWRVAPERQELAK; encoded by the coding sequence ATGCCGAAATCCAACCTTTTCACAAAAATCGTGATCCTGATCGTGATTATGCTGATTCCGATCGTCGGCTTATATTTCTACTCGAACGAAACCGGCTCGAACGTGCTCGAATCGGAGCTGAACCAGTCCAATATCAACCAGCTCACGTTTTTCCAAAACCAAGTCAATACGAACATCGATTTGCTGGCGCTTTGGCCGAATTTGCTTATCCAAGATCCGGATATCCAGAGCTTTCGCGATATTTTCGAATATCAGCGGCATCTGGACCTCCAGACGATTACGCTCGTCAAGCGAATTCAAACGAAGATCCGCATACAAGAAAGCTCTTCGAACTGGCGGAGCCAATTGTACATTTATTCGCCGAAGCTGCAGCGCGTCATCTCGGTCAACGACGTGCGCACGTACGACGTCGAGCAGCTCAATCGCATCGTGCAGCGGGGCTGGCATGTCGAGAAAACCGGCGTGCCCGGACAAGAATTCGAATTTTCGTGGTTTACCGTTTCGCCGTACGATACGCTGCGGCGGCCGGGCGGCGCGAACGGCGCCACCGTCGTCATCGAAGTGCGTTTTGACAGCGGTAACATTCAAGACATGCTGGATACCTTCAAAAGCGACGGGCGGCGCGACCCGTTGTATTACCGCAAGGACGCGGGCATCATCTACAATCGGACGGCCGATCGCACGCTCGCGGATCGACTGATCGCGGCGCTCGAGCGGGAGCCGCTGCAGCCGAAGGAAAACCGGACCGTGGAGCTGGGCGGCGAGAAATATCTCGTCAATATCGTCCATTCGGACACGACCGGATGGTATTTGATCGACTACATGCCGCTGAGCGAAGTCATGAAGCCGATACAGCAGTCGAGCCGGTTGTTCTATTATTCGGTGGCTTGTTTATTGCTCATGAGCCTTCTAGCAGCTTATTTGCTGTACGCGCAGGTGCAGGTGCCGATCCGCAAGCTCGTTACCGGCTTTCAGCGGCTGAAGAACGGAGATTACTCCATACGCGTGACGCCGAAAGGCAACAGCGAATTTAGCTTCGTGTTTACGCGCTTCAACTCGATGGTCGAGCAAATTCAAGAGCTGTTCGAGAAAGTGTATCTGGAAAAAATTCATTCGCGGGAAGCGAAGCTGAAGCAGCTTCAATCCCAGATCAATCCGCACTTTTTCTATAATTGTTTCTCCTATATTTCCAGCATGGCGAAGCTGAAAAACCATCAAGCCGTCATCGCGATGGCGGAAAACTTAGCTAAATACTACCGCTACACGACGAGGCAGGAACGGGACGTCGTACCGCTCGGCGAGGAGTTGGACTTTATTTCGAGTTACTTGGAGATTCAGAAAATGCGGATGAACCGGCTGCAGTGCGCCATCGACCTGCCGCCGCGGATGAAGAAGCTGTTCATCCCGCCGCTGGCGCTGCAGCCGCTCGTCGAAAACGCGGTGCTGCACGGCATCGAGTCGCATGCCGATTCTGCCTTCATCCGCATCTCCGGCGATTGGGACGATACGGCCGCGAGACTTGTCGTCGAGGACAACGGCAAAGGCATGACCGAGGAACAGATGCGCGTCCTGCTCGCCAAGCTCCATCGGCCGATGGATGAAGAGATGGGCTGCGGCTTGTGGAACGTGCATCAGCGGCTGTCGCTCCGGTTCGGCGAAGGCGCGGGCCTCCGGTTCGACCGTTCCGAGCTCGGAGGGCTCAAGGTTATGCTGGAATGGCGCGTCGCGCCGGAGAGGCAGGAGCTCGCAAAATAG
- a CDS encoding IS3 family transposase, with the protein MFKKVRGTRKKATLKQTRQETIYLAIQALQKNASISVQLLCVIAGIARSSYYKWLNRKPSAREEENEQLTQVMMTIYEKVERTFGYRQLTLHMRKQTGKTINHKRVRRLMKVMGIQSVIRRKKKKYTNATPQQLAENLLNRNFQADAPNEKWLTDVTEFKYGNGQKAYLSAILDLHDKSIVSYVLGRSNNNPLVFQTLNLALQAAPVSRPMLHSDRGYQYTSLGFKKLLDDNKIIQSMSRVGRCIDNGPMESFWGTLKCEKYYLHVYHTFEELKRDIEAYIHFYNNERLQAKLNGLSPMEFRTKAA; encoded by the coding sequence ATTTTTAAAAAAGTTAGAGGAACTCGAAAGAAGGCGACGCTAAAACAAACACGACAGGAAACGATTTACCTTGCTATCCAAGCACTCCAAAAGAATGCATCAATTAGCGTTCAACTTCTATGCGTAATTGCAGGAATTGCACGCTCGAGCTATTACAAGTGGCTAAATCGTAAACCCAGTGCTCGCGAAGAGGAGAATGAGCAGTTGACCCAAGTGATGATGACCATCTATGAGAAAGTAGAGCGCACCTTTGGATACCGTCAATTAACTCTTCATATGCGAAAACAAACTGGAAAAACCATTAACCATAAACGCGTAAGGCGGTTAATGAAGGTAATGGGAATCCAGTCTGTAATCCGGAGAAAGAAGAAGAAGTACACGAACGCGACGCCGCAGCAGCTGGCGGAGAACCTACTGAACCGAAATTTCCAAGCTGATGCTCCGAATGAAAAGTGGCTCACCGATGTAACGGAATTTAAGTACGGTAATGGTCAGAAAGCTTATTTGAGCGCCATTCTCGACCTTCATGATAAGTCCATCGTCTCCTATGTATTAGGACGTTCAAATAACAATCCACTTGTATTCCAAACGTTGAACTTAGCCTTACAAGCAGCTCCTGTGAGCAGGCCTATGCTTCATAGCGACCGAGGCTACCAATACACCTCCCTGGGCTTTAAGAAGCTCTTGGATGACAACAAAATAATTCAGAGTATGTCCCGTGTTGGACGGTGCATTGATAACGGTCCAATGGAATCTTTCTGGGGGACCTTGAAATGTGAGAAATATTATTTGCACGTGTACCATACTTTTGAGGAGCTTAAGAGGGACATTGAGGCCTACATTCACTTTTACAATAACGAACGATTACAAGCAAAACTAAACGGCCTCAGTCCGATGGAATTCAGGACAAAGGCCGCTTAA
- a CDS encoding DUF1284 domain-containing protein produces MKVRLRGHHLLCLLGYTGMGYSPGFVRNMTSVYERLRAEPSTVVDIVRGPDDLCLCYPEDGPYHCDGERVHARDDAVLESLGIRLGERTEWRRIEAAVRSKLTPDDIPRLCATCPWLSYGVCEAGVARIVSGEGLAPLPDRTV; encoded by the coding sequence GTGAAGGTTCGGCTGCGAGGGCATCATTTATTATGTTTATTAGGCTACACCGGCATGGGGTACTCCCCGGGGTTCGTCCGAAACATGACGAGCGTGTACGAGCGGCTCCGCGCCGAGCCGTCGACCGTCGTCGACATCGTCCGGGGGCCCGACGATTTGTGCTTGTGTTACCCGGAGGACGGCCCGTACCATTGCGACGGGGAACGCGTGCACGCGCGGGACGACGCCGTGCTGGAGTCGCTCGGAATCCGTCTCGGGGAGCGGACCGAATGGCGGCGCATCGAAGCTGCCGTTCGGTCGAAGCTAACGCCGGACGACATCCCGCGCCTATGCGCGACTTGCCCGTGGCTGTCGTACGGCGTTTGCGAAGCGGGCGTCGCGCGAATCGTCTCCGGCGAAGGGCTGGCGCCGCTGCCGGATCGAACCGTATAA